In Candidatus Baltobacteraceae bacterium, a genomic segment contains:
- a CDS encoding WYL domain-containing protein — protein sequence MERTTEPKIVLLVRLLSAIDEGRHSFESLKERIAEGARRPSTRSLRRYLAVLADAGFPWYFDRAANAYRFAEGYSLKRLDLSNGELFGLVALRSFGASIGGAIGASIDEITDKLLGSARTAVRARVDAPSPVSFRLSETRLDEDGERAFGLFAAAERSSRSVQFIYQDKEGNRSAREADPYGFIVSLGRIYCVAYDHARRDKRVFAIDNISDVHVTAHTFTKPNDFDVEVFAAGSISGVMHGGETTLVRVRFASRVAKAALAARVVAERQTERFDDGSVEIEYRVSDVDELVRWVLGWGSQAEILTPPDARVRIASLAREIAEKYSAGAEVLDYHAGIRKVAGHVS from the coding sequence GTGGAACGCACAACGGAACCCAAAATCGTGCTGCTGGTCCGCCTCCTCAGCGCGATCGACGAGGGGCGTCACTCGTTCGAGAGCCTCAAAGAGCGGATCGCGGAAGGCGCACGGCGTCCCAGCACGCGCAGCCTGCGCCGCTATCTCGCCGTCTTGGCCGACGCCGGTTTCCCCTGGTATTTCGACCGTGCCGCCAACGCCTATCGCTTCGCCGAAGGGTACAGCCTCAAACGTCTCGACCTCTCGAACGGCGAACTGTTCGGCTTGGTCGCGCTCCGTTCGTTCGGCGCGTCGATCGGCGGCGCGATCGGAGCTTCGATCGACGAGATCACCGATAAGCTCCTGGGCTCGGCTCGCACCGCCGTGCGGGCACGGGTCGACGCGCCTTCACCGGTTTCGTTCCGGCTCTCCGAAACGCGGCTCGACGAAGACGGTGAACGCGCCTTTGGGCTGTTTGCGGCGGCCGAGCGTTCCTCGCGCAGCGTGCAATTCATCTATCAAGACAAAGAGGGAAACCGCAGTGCGCGCGAAGCCGATCCGTACGGTTTCATCGTCAGTTTGGGGCGCATCTATTGCGTCGCCTACGATCACGCGCGACGCGACAAGCGTGTCTTCGCGATCGACAATATCTCCGACGTGCACGTGACCGCGCATACGTTCACCAAACCGAACGATTTCGACGTCGAGGTGTTCGCCGCCGGCTCGATCAGCGGCGTGATGCACGGCGGGGAAACGACCCTCGTGCGCGTGCGCTTCGCATCGCGCGTCGCCAAAGCAGCGCTGGCCGCGCGCGTGGTGGCCGAGCGTCAAACCGAGCGCTTCGACGACGGCAGCGTCGAGATCGAATATCGCGTGAGCGACGTCGACGAACTCGTGCGCTGGGTGCTCGGTTGGGGCTCGCAAGCCGAAATACTCACGCCGCCGGACGCACGCGTTCGCATCGCGTCGCTTGCCCGGGAAATCGCCGAGAAATATTCCGCCGGCGCGGAGGTTTTGGACTACCACGCGGGGATCCGAAAGGTCGCGGGACACGTGTCCTGA
- the hutH gene encoding histidine ammonia-lyase, with amino-acid sequence MSQTVSQRRVELDGRHLDLESIEAVAGGASVTIAPAARERVARARAFVEERFALGDAIYGVTTGFGRLANVQIDPADAAALQLNLVRSHASGTGAPLDARLVRAAGVLRVNSLAAGHSGIKLDTLDLLVELLNRGVTPVVPCQGSVGASGDLAPLAHMSLTLIGEGEASFAGERLPSAAALERAGLRPVTLGPKEGLALINGTQVMTGIAALAVLRSLRLAAAADVIGALSLEAFLGTDRVFDRRLNDLRPHPGQERVASNLRALLAGSEIMLSHRECGRVQDPYSFRCIPVVHGAVRDAIDYARTVTQIEANSVTDNPLVFPDDGEFLSGGNFHGEPIALAIDFLKLAVCEFASIAERRLYLLLNAEDRGLPLFLTGRSGLQSGLMIVQYTAAALVNDNKGLAWPSSVDSIPTSAGQEDHVSMGMTSANNLMRALDNVEGALACELLGALAATDFRRPLRSGTGTQAAFDRARSRIAPWSADRSPAPDIAIARELIGSGALVEAAQDAIGARL; translated from the coding sequence ATGTCCCAAACAGTCTCGCAGCGGCGCGTCGAGCTCGACGGCCGTCATCTCGATCTCGAATCGATCGAGGCGGTGGCCGGCGGCGCCTCCGTTACGATTGCCCCCGCTGCGCGCGAACGCGTCGCGCGTGCGCGCGCGTTCGTGGAGGAGCGCTTTGCGCTCGGCGATGCCATCTACGGCGTCACCACCGGCTTCGGTCGTTTGGCGAACGTCCAGATCGACCCGGCCGACGCCGCGGCGCTGCAATTGAATTTGGTGCGTTCTCATGCATCGGGAACCGGTGCGCCGCTCGATGCGCGGCTGGTTCGCGCTGCCGGCGTGCTGCGGGTGAATTCGCTGGCGGCCGGTCATTCCGGCATAAAACTCGACACGCTCGATCTCTTGGTCGAGTTGCTCAATCGGGGCGTGACCCCGGTCGTGCCGTGCCAAGGATCGGTCGGCGCCAGCGGCGATCTCGCGCCGCTCGCGCACATGAGTTTGACGCTTATCGGCGAGGGTGAAGCGAGTTTCGCAGGCGAGCGGTTGCCGAGCGCGGCGGCGCTCGAACGCGCGGGCTTGCGGCCGGTAACGCTCGGGCCGAAGGAAGGTCTCGCGCTCATCAACGGCACGCAGGTGATGACCGGCATCGCCGCGCTTGCCGTCTTGCGTTCGCTGCGGCTCGCTGCCGCCGCCGACGTCATCGGCGCGCTCTCGCTGGAGGCGTTCTTGGGTACGGATCGTGTTTTCGACCGGCGCTTGAACGATTTGCGTCCGCATCCCGGTCAAGAACGCGTCGCCTCCAATTTGCGCGCGTTGCTCGCGGGCTCGGAGATCATGCTGTCGCATCGCGAGTGCGGACGCGTCCAAGATCCGTATTCGTTCCGTTGCATTCCGGTCGTTCACGGCGCGGTGCGCGACGCGATCGATTACGCGCGCACGGTCACGCAAATCGAAGCGAATTCGGTGACCGACAATCCGCTGGTCTTTCCGGACGACGGTGAGTTTCTTTCCGGCGGAAACTTCCACGGTGAGCCGATTGCGCTGGCGATCGATTTTCTCAAGCTCGCGGTCTGCGAATTTGCCTCGATCGCCGAACGCCGGCTCTATCTTCTGCTCAACGCGGAGGATCGCGGCTTGCCGCTCTTTCTGACCGGCCGCTCGGGATTGCAATCGGGTTTGATGATCGTGCAGTACACCGCGGCCGCTCTGGTCAACGACAACAAGGGACTGGCTTGGCCCTCGAGCGTCGACTCGATTCCGACCTCAGCCGGTCAGGAGGATCATGTCAGCATGGGCATGACCTCAGCCAATAATTTGATGCGCGCACTCGACAACGTGGAAGGCGCGCTCGCCTGCGAACTCCTCGGCGCGCTCGCGGCAACCGATTTTCGCCGGCCGCTGCGATCCGGAACCGGAACGCAGGCGGCGTTCGATCGCGCGCGCAGCCGTATCGCGCCGTGGAGCGCCGATCGTTCGCCCGCACCGGACATCGCGATCGCACGCGAGCTGATCGGAAGCGGTGCGCTGGTCGAGGCGGCGCAAGACGCGATCGGCGCGCGCTTGTAA